The Juglans regia cultivar Chandler chromosome 16, Walnut 2.0, whole genome shotgun sequence nucleotide sequence AGTTCTATTTGGAATGGAAGCTTCAGTTACTGCAGCATGCTGAGTAGAAATTCTCGATTCAACTTCCCCATGCAAATTGGAGGAAACAGGCTTCACATCTATATCCTCGACTACAGGGACCTCAGAATTTACTGTAATTGTAGAATCAAGTCCTGACTGAGTTGCTACCGAACAAAAGCCAGATGAAGTGGTGGCTGAAGAAAAATCAGGAAAATTGAGGCGGGCACAAGAACCGTACATTGTCCTTGCAGCTTCATCATAAGCACATGCAGCTTCAACTGCATTTGAAAAAGTTCCAAGCCAAAGCCTTTGTCCCTTGTTTGGCTGCCGAATTTCTGCGACCCACTTACCCCACGTCCTCTGCCTAACACCTCTGTAATTACATATTGAGTTCTCTGGCCCTCCCTTTCCTTTCATGCATCCCTTCTTTGACCCAATGGCTGGACCTTTACGAATGGATTTATCATTGCGGGAGTCAAGCTGGGCGTTCTTCTCTTTCCACTTGGCAAGAGTCTCAGCCACGGACAAACCTCCTTGTCCACTCCGCGACTTCCTCTTCCTGGAAGAATTCAACGAGAAATACGTCATATCAGCAccttatatttgaaaaattatattcacagAATCTACGCAATGGTATGTCACAGCACAAAGCAACAATCAAGcaacaaatatattattctgCATTTGAGATTTTAGGAATCTGCACTAACATTGAAAGCAAAACtccaatgaaaagaaaaacccGGAAAGTCAACAAGTAAAATGCAATTACTTAAAAGATTGCTAAAAATCCACATTAGATAATATCCGGACAAACAGCTCTCACTCCCAACAAACAGTAGGCCAATTTACATGAAATCGAGATTCTCCTTTGCTCCaagtttttgactttttttttttttcggtaaGAGATACTCTCTCATCAAACCACTGAATCAATCTTGAGGATAAGGATTCAATGGCTAGTGTAACTATCTTCGTTTCTACTCATCACTTAATTGATGTTGATCAAGGATATTCCTCAGACCCTGACACTCTCAGTTCCAgttatctaatttatttgtaCTTCATAGACTCCTAGTCAATCCCTGTAActaataatattactaaatcACGCTACACTATGGTTTCGGTGAGCTGAAATTATTCAATTAAACTCCACATTTGATTACACAACAGCCTCGACCACCATTTTGGCAAGGCAGAAACATTTTCATAAACTCTGTACTTCTACGATTTTAATGCAACGCTGTAGTAACCTACCAGATAGAAGATGAAGACATTCCCCAAATCAAAGGAAAACCCTAAACCTCCCCCCCTCCCAAGGGCGGTGGCCCGAATAATCAAGTAGTGAAAGTAAGTATCCCAGAAACCAAACAGCCTCACATAATCGAAAAACCTTTCACCCAACCTtccccccaaaaaaacaaagaaacaaaaatgaagaatCCTCAATCAAGGGAAAAGAAtaagaagagaaaccaaaagagACGAAAAGGAAATGTTAAAATGTACCAACCTCGTAATAGTTGTCTCCGAAGACATGCCCATCGAAGATGGTGATCGTAGTCTATCGTTCCACGGGTGAAATGTTGAAAAAGCTGGGTTTCAGAAGAAGCTAGAGCTTTTCGTTTTTCTTCCGCTGGTGTGTGGTTTCTGAAAGTATCCAGAGAGATCGAGCTTAGGAAGAAATCGTTAATCTGGCATTCGGTTGAGGCTACCGCAGAGGGATATTTATAGCCTTCTCCTTCTCAAGCAGATCTTTCTGGGGATATTTATGACGTGGCGCGCTCTAGCCGCGTCGTCTCTTGTGTCGCGTGTCACTCGAACCTACCAGAAAGAAGTCCAAACGAATTAAACTATCATTTATTGGCTccgaagtaattttttttaaataataataaaaataataacaactcACCGTGTTGTTTCCGTTGTTCTTATCCATTTCGATACCTTCGTTTATCTCATCGAACtcctcaaaataataatgatgttAATATTTACATTAGTATTGGTaatattttggttgtaatttcaAAATGATAGTTTGGTAAGCaataatgaattttttaaggtgagattgtacatttttttttatttataaaataaatgaatgtttggagaatgagatgatgTAAAAATTCTGTGGATAATAATGAAATCatttttgaataatagtaaaattgtttaagttgaaatattttattaaattttaaaaaatgagagaaagttaaataaaaatcatataaaattaaaatattatttttaatatagtttttgttctaaaatttgaaaatttttttatattctattaaaaatttgagtAAGTTgtgatgattaattaataattaaatgaacaagttgaatatttaaaattaaaaaatatctatatttgAATActgtttagaaagaaaattataaaaaaaattgagagacaagataagatgaaaccatTTCGATTTTCAAACAATCcctaaatcattataacttttctaaatttctacacaaaatataataaacaattcaatattttcaaattttaaaataataataatattaaaaaataatattataataatattttattcaactttcaattttcatctcaactcactattcaaacaatACCTtaatctaacgtattacatAAATCACATCAACTTATAAACTTTTTATATGCAAGATTTATGTGAAAACCAAGTATTTCTCAGTTAAGAAGCCACGGACTTCCTTTTCTACGTTAAAACTACAAAACCGTTCTAACATGAGCTTAAAATGCAATGTACACTCTCGTCCCCAAACCCACTGTTATTAAGCACTCATACAGCGTACTCACACATCAAAGTCTCACCTAAATGGTGCATCCTTCACTCCACAATTTCCCAAACCAGAATTATTACTGTGGGTGTCCACTGTTATTTTATTCAATGACAGAACAAAGGGAAAATGTACAAGGAAACCCCAAGCAGAGAAGAGGAACTCAGATACTGATTTATTGGAGGGTTCATAAATGTTCCGAAAGTAGAATAActattaacatatattattacaCATCTTTTGCCCACTATCACTTCTGAGAAGTCGGCATTGCCAGGTTCACTCCACTTCCACCTGGTAAATCCTTCCATTGCTGAGTGACTGTTTTGATCTGGGTGTAGAAATTAACTCCAGCCTTGCCTGAAAAAGTCGAAGTAGAATCTTCAATTAACCAAATTCAAGTAGCAACTACAgtgaaagggggaaaaaaagaaaagaaaagaaaagaataaagcCTGGTAAAATATGGAGAGCAGGAATATAATTTACCATAGAAATTGAGATCGCCTGCAAAAGATGCCTTGGAGCCGGTAAATGAGAAGAAGGGCAAAGGAACTGGGATAGGAACATTGATGCCAACCTGAGTAAAATcagggaaaaaaagaagttacAGTTGATTGTTGACCTACCTATTCAGTCAACGCAGAGATGAGCTCGTAGAGGGCAAAACTGTAGTTTGAGAATTGGAAAACCGTGGCCCGGTATTTCCTTCAAACCATGCAATTTTATATGTTAGCAAATTGCCAAGTTTCTCTAGTTACTCAGGCCattgtatttaacaataatttGGTGAAAAGGGTAGCAGGATAAGTTGTCCACGCAGTTAAAAATAGCCATTCAGTCGGTGTTTTAAATTGGACCTCTACCAGTCCTATTACTCTGCCTTGCAAAATAAACTCCAGGACATTCAGAAAACAAGTCTTACTTGGCCAGCTTCAATTTCAGTCTGAAATTTCCTTGCAGCTACACCAGATGTAGTGAATATGGAAGCCCCGTTACCATATCTGTTCCCAAAGTATTaagtgagaaagagagggagtaATGTAATCTACACAACAAGAGAAGCAGATTCAAGAAAGTACTTGTTTCTATTAACAATCTTTATGGCCTCTTCAAAGCTGTCAGCCTGATATTGTGAGTGACACGAAAGAAAAGTATATTAACGTATCTCCATATTAACTTTTAAGCAA carries:
- the LOC108995675 gene encoding dehydration-responsive element-binding protein 2C-like, encoding MGMSSETTITRKRKSRSGQGGLSVAETLAKWKEKNAQLDSRNDKSIRKGPAIGSKKGCMKGKGGPENSICNYRGVRQRTWGKWVAEIRQPNKGQRLWLGTFSNAVEAACAYDEAARTMYGSCARLNFPDFSSATTSSGFCSVATQSGLDSTITVNSEVPVVEDIDVKPVSSNLHGEVESRISTQHAAVTEASIPNRTTLTKANDEPCDTQKESTGITSYYGDDGQNYSMKPEAKDEHRGTKQEATGVSNCYGDPGQDYSMDELCDLDELLGLLDNSPFINIEAILGLGCDAGQLGFPASTCESSQSAKPADLPYRL